One window of the Granulicella arctica genome contains the following:
- a CDS encoding TonB-dependent receptor yields MLQQPLASSAAPAAVTTLSGTITDPSGALIPHAVLAISVAGSAGPDGSLGASPGVSQITTDPMGHFSISLPAGTYDVAVSAVGFDGMSRTITLGTRPILLDLRLTIATTLDEIDVPSNAASSTAAADNKSSLIFRGDQLNTLSDNDNTMQQQVLAMAGGGGEGGGSIYVDGFSGGRFPPKDTIREIRINQNPFSSQYEDLGYGRVEIFTKPGSDKVHGNFSSSGSTKAFNSLNPYTGEQPPYYLLFSRGDVSGPLGKKTSAFLSGMRDDQQNNAVVNAFNPDGSQLSIAVSAPTTDTTAGLRIDRQLNTKNTLVSRYEYSKSDATNSGVGLLVLPSEGINTSTTVQTFQIGNTQLVGPKIVSETRFQYLRTRLSQTPASTAPTIVVQGAFNGGGAPTQASQDSQDQFEFQEYLSFSFGNHFLRTGARYRLLHETNISTANFNGQYTFPTLAAYQAGTPSLFSLTAGKANAELTTGDLGAYAEDEWKIRKNITAVFGLRLESQTAIPDHFNPAPRAGITWAVGQTEKHPALFTIRGSAGIFYQRFAPGNILTSIRQNGISQQAFLINNPSFYPNIPSVAQLSGVAPTPYSISPHLRVASENIASLSIERSLGKDGKLGSVNATYYAVRGVHQYNSENVNAAISGSGARPLGGSSDVYQFASDGIEKAQSLNLNTNLQLTKRLSVFAFYSARRDTADTSGAASFPSQPYNVSADYGPSGLGFRPVGQRLFADADVKLPFNFSSEMFLAASSHSRFDITTGTDRNNDTQFNDRPAFATNPGPTSILYATPFGTFDANPQPGEAIIPHNYGIAPRLLFLAMGVSRQVKFGPRPAEPATTVKAGQPAPARPDPAYNLSFGFDAVNVLNTTNGGTPIGVLSSPFFGRSISTNNLFGLTSAANRIILLHTSFRF; encoded by the coding sequence TTGCTCCAGCAGCCACTGGCTTCGAGCGCTGCACCGGCCGCGGTCACGACTTTGAGCGGAACCATTACAGATCCGTCCGGTGCTCTTATACCTCACGCCGTCCTCGCGATCTCAGTTGCCGGTAGCGCAGGTCCGGATGGTTCCCTGGGTGCTTCGCCCGGCGTCAGCCAGATTACGACCGATCCAATGGGCCACTTCAGCATCTCGCTGCCGGCTGGGACCTATGACGTCGCCGTATCCGCCGTTGGCTTCGATGGGATGAGTCGCACTATTACCCTTGGCACACGGCCGATACTCCTCGATCTGCGTCTTACCATCGCCACGACGTTGGACGAGATCGACGTTCCATCGAATGCAGCCTCGAGCACTGCTGCTGCCGATAACAAGAGCTCGCTGATCTTTCGTGGGGATCAACTCAACACCCTTTCGGATAACGACAACACGATGCAGCAACAGGTGCTCGCCATGGCCGGCGGTGGTGGGGAGGGTGGCGGCAGTATCTACGTCGACGGCTTCAGTGGAGGACGCTTCCCTCCCAAGGACACCATTCGCGAGATCCGCATCAATCAGAATCCCTTTTCCTCACAGTATGAAGACCTTGGCTATGGTCGAGTTGAAATTTTTACGAAGCCGGGTAGCGACAAGGTGCACGGCAATTTCTCTTCGTCCGGGAGCACGAAGGCTTTCAACTCTCTCAACCCCTATACCGGCGAGCAGCCACCCTACTATCTCCTTTTTAGCCGAGGCGATGTCAGTGGACCGCTTGGAAAAAAGACGTCTGCGTTCCTGTCGGGAATGCGTGACGATCAGCAGAACAATGCCGTCGTCAACGCATTCAATCCTGATGGAAGTCAGCTTTCCATCGCCGTGTCGGCACCGACTACGGATACTACGGCCGGCCTCCGCATCGACCGTCAGCTCAACACGAAGAACACGCTGGTCTCCCGGTACGAATACAGCAAGTCGGATGCGACGAACAGCGGCGTGGGCCTCCTTGTTCTCCCTTCTGAAGGGATCAATACCAGCACCACGGTGCAGACCTTCCAAATCGGCAATACACAGCTTGTCGGCCCCAAGATCGTCTCCGAAACCCGCTTCCAATATCTACGGACGCGCCTCTCGCAAACACCTGCTTCGACGGCGCCTACCATTGTGGTGCAGGGAGCCTTCAATGGTGGTGGCGCTCCCACCCAGGCCTCGCAGGATAGTCAGGATCAGTTTGAGTTTCAGGAATATCTCTCCTTTTCGTTTGGCAATCATTTTCTTCGCACCGGTGCGCGCTATCGGCTGCTGCACGAGACGAATATCTCTACCGCCAACTTTAATGGTCAATACACCTTCCCGACGCTCGCCGCATACCAGGCCGGAACCCCCAGCCTCTTCAGCCTCACGGCTGGCAAGGCAAACGCCGAACTGACCACGGGCGATCTGGGTGCCTACGCTGAAGATGAATGGAAGATCCGAAAGAATATTACCGCCGTATTCGGCCTGCGGCTGGAAAGCCAGACGGCGATCCCGGATCACTTCAATCCCGCACCGCGTGCAGGCATAACCTGGGCCGTCGGTCAGACGGAAAAGCACCCCGCTTTGTTTACGATTCGAGGCAGTGCCGGGATCTTCTACCAACGCTTCGCACCCGGAAATATCCTGACCTCGATCCGTCAGAACGGGATAAGTCAGCAGGCTTTTCTGATCAACAATCCCTCGTTCTATCCGAACATTCCGTCTGTCGCCCAACTTAGTGGTGTTGCACCAACGCCGTATAGCATCAGCCCTCATCTACGTGTGGCTTCAGAAAATATCGCCAGCCTCTCTATCGAGCGATCGCTTGGCAAAGATGGCAAGCTTGGCTCCGTGAACGCCACGTACTATGCCGTTCGCGGTGTGCATCAGTACAACTCGGAGAACGTCAATGCTGCAATCAGTGGCAGTGGGGCTCGTCCCTTAGGGGGTTCCTCTGACGTGTACCAGTTTGCGTCTGACGGCATCGAGAAGGCCCAGAGCCTGAACCTCAATACCAACCTGCAGCTCACCAAACGACTGTCAGTGTTTGCCTTCTATAGTGCGCGCCGAGACACAGCCGATACCTCTGGTGCGGCGAGCTTTCCGTCACAGCCGTATAACGTCTCCGCCGACTATGGCCCCTCGGGCCTCGGCTTCCGACCCGTCGGACAGCGCCTCTTTGCTGATGCCGATGTGAAGCTTCCCTTCAACTTTTCCTCCGAAATGTTCCTGGCCGCCTCTTCACACTCTCGTTTCGATATCACCACTGGAACGGATCGGAACAACGATACGCAGTTCAATGACCGGCCTGCGTTTGCGACTAATCCAGGACCTACTTCCATTCTTTACGCAACTCCGTTCGGCACCTTCGACGCTAACCCTCAGCCCGGAGAGGCGATTATTCCGCATAACTATGGCATCGCTCCTCGACTTCTTTTTCTTGCGATGGGAGTCAGCCGCCAGGTCAAGTTCGGCCCACGTCCTGCTGAGCCTGCCACCACAGTAAAGGCGGGGCAGCCCGCACCGGCAAGGCCCGACCCTGCCTACAATCTCAGCTTCGGCTTCGACGCAGTCAATGTCCTCAACACCACCAATGGGGGAACTCCAATCGGGGTGCTGAGTTCTCCATTCTTCGGACGCTCCATCTCTACGAACAACCTGTTCGGCCTCACGAGTGCTGCCAATCGCATCATTCTCCTGCATACTTCATTCCGCTTCTAA
- a CDS encoding helix-turn-helix transcriptional regulator — protein sequence MHNRLKDLRAEHGWSQAFLAEKLEVSRQSVNAIETGKYDPSLPLAFRIAKLFGKRIEEVFQYGE from the coding sequence ATGCATAACCGGCTGAAGGACCTACGCGCGGAGCATGGATGGTCGCAGGCGTTTCTGGCGGAGAAGCTGGAGGTTTCGCGGCAGAGCGTGAATGCGATTGAGACGGGAAAGTACGATCCTTCGCTACCGCTGGCCTTTCGGATTGCAAAGCTGTTCGGCAAGCGGATCGAGGAGGTGTTTCAGTATGGGGAGTGA
- a CDS encoding oxidoreductase, protein MSIQTTQQLGGTFTFPGTEITVHRIGYGAMQLAGPGVFGPPKDKDAALAVLRAAVEAGVDHIDTSDFYGPHITNHLIKEALYPYPANLTLVTKLGARRDDKGAWNPAQSRADLISATEDNLRNLGIEAIDIANMRLMGDFIKPTASDITEQMETLADLQRQGKIRHIGLSHATADHLEQAQRFAPIVCIQNMYNLAHRDDETLLDTLEKQGIAYVPYFPLGGFTPLQTSALDDAAKQLGVTPTQLAQAWLLQRSPNMLLIPGTSSVAHLKQNLAIADITVPAHILAELDKIAGPAYAEGLQKMVAARH, encoded by the coding sequence ATGAGCATCCAGACCACGCAGCAACTCGGCGGCACCTTTACCTTCCCCGGAACCGAGATCACCGTTCATCGCATCGGCTACGGAGCGATGCAACTCGCTGGTCCAGGAGTCTTCGGGCCGCCGAAAGATAAGGACGCCGCGCTTGCCGTCCTTCGAGCCGCGGTCGAGGCAGGCGTCGACCACATCGACACCTCCGACTTCTATGGGCCGCACATCACCAACCATCTCATCAAGGAAGCCCTGTATCCCTATCCGGCCAATCTCACGCTGGTCACAAAGCTTGGAGCGCGTCGCGATGACAAGGGCGCCTGGAATCCCGCACAGTCGCGTGCAGACCTCATCAGCGCCACTGAAGACAATCTCCGAAACCTGGGCATCGAAGCGATCGACATCGCCAACATGCGTCTCATGGGCGACTTCATCAAACCCACCGCGAGCGACATTACCGAGCAGATGGAGACCCTGGCCGACCTGCAACGTCAGGGTAAGATACGCCACATCGGTCTCAGCCACGCGACTGCCGACCACCTGGAGCAGGCGCAACGCTTCGCCCCGATCGTCTGCATCCAGAACATGTACAACCTCGCACACCGCGACGATGAGACATTGCTCGATACGCTCGAGAAGCAGGGGATAGCCTATGTCCCTTACTTCCCACTAGGCGGCTTCACCCCGCTGCAGACCTCTGCACTTGACGACGCGGCAAAACAGCTTGGCGTCACTCCCACGCAGCTCGCGCAGGCATGGCTGCTCCAGCGCTCGCCCAATATGTTGCTGATCCCTGGCACCAGCTCGGTAGCGCACCTCAAGCAAAACCTCGCCATCGCCGACATCACCGTCCCCGCTCACATCCTGGCAGAACTCGACAAGATAGCCGGCCCCGCCTACGCCGAAGGTCTTCAGAAGATGGTCGCCGCTCGTCACTGA
- a CDS encoding TetR/AcrR family transcriptional regulator, with product MAQRVEMVLEPRKSPVQARSTASVDAILTATIQVLLNIGKERLTTTAVAARAGVAVGTLYQYFPNKSALLQAVLLRHMNHVAETVEAACSAQHGRPVEEMAEPLVTEFLRAKMQDVRASVAMYAVSNDVDGAMIAKQTGVRVLRAMVAMLRTAREPLADPLLAASMVQGAMAGVSRRLLESDDPEALLRPMRAELIVFVGGYLENCTGRSGLPL from the coding sequence TTGGCGCAACGTGTGGAGATGGTGTTAGAGCCGCGGAAATCGCCTGTGCAGGCGCGGTCGACGGCGAGCGTGGATGCCATTCTGACGGCGACCATTCAGGTTTTGTTGAACATCGGCAAGGAAAGGCTGACGACGACGGCTGTCGCGGCGCGGGCAGGGGTGGCGGTTGGCACCCTCTACCAGTATTTCCCGAATAAGAGCGCGTTGCTGCAGGCGGTGTTGTTGCGCCATATGAATCATGTCGCGGAGACGGTGGAGGCGGCGTGCTCGGCCCAGCATGGCAGACCGGTGGAGGAGATGGCGGAACCCCTGGTTACAGAGTTCCTGAGAGCAAAGATGCAAGACGTGCGGGCGAGCGTCGCCATGTACGCGGTGAGCAATGATGTGGATGGGGCGATGATCGCCAAGCAGACTGGGGTGCGGGTTCTCCGGGCGATGGTGGCCATGCTCAGGACGGCGCGGGAGCCATTGGCAGATCCACTCCTCGCAGCTTCCATGGTGCAGGGAGCGATGGCGGGAGTGAGCCGGCGATTGTTGGAGTCGGATGATCCTGAAGCTCTGCTGCGGCCGATGCGGGCGGAGTTGATTGTGTTTGTGGGTGGGTATTTAGAGAACTGCACAGGACGTTCGGGGCTGCCGCTGTAG